The following are encoded in a window of Primulina eburnea isolate SZY01 chromosome 4, ASM2296580v1, whole genome shotgun sequence genomic DNA:
- the LOC140829709 gene encoding LOW QUALITY PROTEIN: probable membrane-associated kinase regulator 1 (The sequence of the model RefSeq protein was modified relative to this genomic sequence to represent the inferred CDS: inserted 2 bases in 1 codon), which translates to MGRRSQNHRHSATRSHTLPSSPTHSFSSSSSSSFEFTISLSPHKSTEALCPADELFYKGQLLPLQLSPRLSMVRTLLLSSPSTSSSSDTTTTASRDSTASHSSDSSSTDLLHNHDCESSRPSSVADDEFKRLPPITANLNQFNFHSRKSSKYFSLPKFSSVFRKEHKNPPPALSGATAVKRVSSSAKDVIRKYFKKVKPLYEKLSQKQQQQQQKMSPPPPCRPPARPPPPPSSKIPNPTSATLCMMKDKDQESTTASKLSAAXNTSFSGNLIYPRRRSSISSCPSSIGSSPSHARNGIGFSKMVRAGSGMCHSDASSMEELQSAIQSAIAHCKNSMLQNKNTISNEI; encoded by the exons atggGGCGGCGCTCACAAAACCACCGGCATTCCGCCACCAGATCTCACACCCTCCCCTCTTCCCCTACCCACTCCTTTTCTTCTTCATCCTCCTCCTCGTTCGAGTTCACTATCTCGCTCTCCCCGCATAAGTCCACCGAGGCCCTCTGCCCCGCCGACGAGCTCTTCTACAAAGGACAGCTCCTACCGTTACAACTCTCCCCCCGCCTCTCGATGGTCCGGACCCTCCTTCTCTCTTCCCCCTCCACCTCCTCCTCTTCCGACACCACAACCACCGCCTCCCGTGACTCCACAGCGTCCCACTCCTCCGACTCCTCCTCCACCGACCTCCTCCACAACCACGATTGCGAATCCTCACGGCCTAGCTCCGTCGCTGACGACGAATTCAAACGACTCCCCCCCATCACCGCGAATCTTAATCAATTCAACTTCCACTCAAGAAAATCATCAAAATACTTCTCCCTTCCGAAATTCTCCTCCGTTTTCCGTAAGGAACACAAGAACCCGCCTCCGGCGTTATCCGGCGCCACCGCCGTAAAGAGAGTGAGTTCAAGCGCCAAAGATGTCATACGCAAGTACTTTAAAAAGGTGAAGCCTTTATACGAAAAGCTTTCCCAAAAACAACAGCAGCAGCAACAGAAAATGTCTCCTCCGCCGCCATGCCGTCCACCAGCTCGTCCCCCTCCTCCTCCGTCATCAAAAATCCCGAATCCCACTAGTGCAACCCTGTGCATGATGAAAGATAAAGATCAAGAATCCACAACAGCGTCTAAATTATCCGCCGC GAACACTTCTTTTTCAGGAAACTTGATCTATCCCAGAAGAAGAAGTTCCATTTCCAGCTGCCCATCATCGATTGGATCATCACCTAGCCACGCTAGAAACGGGATCGGGTTCTCAAAAATGGTTCGTGCAGGATCCGGCATGTGTCATTCAGATGCTTCATCAATGGAGGAACTGCAGAGTGCAATTCAGAGCGCAATTGCGCATTGCAAAAACTCCATGCTTCAGAATAAGAACACCATCAGTAATGAGATTTGA
- the LOC140829566 gene encoding LOW QUALITY PROTEIN: uncharacterized protein (The sequence of the model RefSeq protein was modified relative to this genomic sequence to represent the inferred CDS: inserted 2 bases in 2 codons): protein MRIQHGTSTFCMTIHILVKGRLIKDAKAVGSGLYGIYSNEALLEKVLSKPSSDDKAQVLTVLDSLLNTYEAVDSISFEFDLFIRNCAKLRMVDVLLDACKLLFNHVFLLNLXSFNILLHVMQKSGKIDLLWGVYRHVIETWVRSDKVTMQIMVNALCKEGKLEFFFDIVDRMCGKKCSDSALIVNTCLVYEMIEGDRIEDGLMSLKQMLQKDIIVGTVLYSSVVFAKVKXGNMNTAMEIYGEMLKRGFQENAFVCSLFIGACCEDRRIDEAIPLLEEMGSLGYKPPVETFNLMIKGCSINGRLDDSLVFCKKMVLVGYVPSCSAANEMIGKLCENGKTKRLVRC from the exons ATGCGTATCCAGCATGGGACTTCCACTTTTTGCATGACAATCCATATTTTGGTCAAAGGCAGGCTCATAAAGGATGCTAAGGctgttggatctg GCTTGTACGGCATCTATTCTAACGAGGCATTACTTGAAAAGGTTTTATCTAAACCGTCCTCTGATGATAAAGCTCAAGTACTTACTGTTCTTGATTCTTTGCTAAATACTTATGAGGCTGTTGACTCAATCTCTTTTGAGTTTGACTTGTTCATTCGAAACTGTGCAAAGTTGAGAATGGTTGATGTTCTTCTTGATGCTTGCAAATTGCTGTTTAATCATGTTTTTCTTTTGAACT ATAGTTTTAATATTCTGCTTCATGTGATGCAAAAATCTGGTAAGATCGATTTGCTTTGGGGTGTATATCGCCACGTGATTGAAACATGGGTTCGCTCTGATAAAGTAACAATGCAAATTATGGTTAATGCTTTATGTAAAGAAGGAAAgttggaatttttttttgataTTGTAGATAGGATGTGTGGGAAGAAGTGTTCGGATTCTGCGCTGATCGTGAATACTTGTCTGGTCTACGAAATGATAGAGGGAGATCGAATAGAAGATGGATTAATGTCATTGAAGCAAATGTTGCAGAAAGACATAATCGTGGGCACTGTTTTATATTCGTCGGTCGTTTTTGCCAAAGTCA ATGGAAATATGAATACTGCTATGGAGATATATGGGGAAATGCTTAAGAGAGGTTTTCAAGAGAATGCTTTTGTCTGTAGTTTGTTCATTGGAGCATGTTGTGAGGATAGAAGGATCGATGAAGCAATTCCACTGTTAGAAGAAATGGGAAGTTTGGGATATAAGCCACCGGTAGAGACGTTTAATCTGATGATTAAAGGTTGTTCTATAAACGGACGATTGGATGATAGCTTGGTATTTTGTAAGAAAATGGTGTTGGTAGGATATGTGCCTAGTTGTTCAGCTGCTAATGAGATGATTGGGAAGCTTTGTGAGAATGGGAAGACCAAGAGACTGGTAAGATGCTGA